Genomic window (Tribolium castaneum strain GA2 chromosome 2, icTriCast1.1, whole genome shotgun sequence):
AGTTGGTCTGACGATGTTTTAtgatctttaaaaaaatgaccaagtctactttaaatttttaattagaccTAATACATTTCTGTTTACGTCAgaatataaaagaaaatatttcatcGACGTTTCTTGaagaaattttaagttttaatttgacttaatttaaaatcgacaaaatagaagttttcataaattgaataaaaaaaacacaaaaacatatttattaaaataaagattttacaTTATGTGTgctattacaaaatttaacggattgtaagaatttttaagaaaactcTGAATTTGTTGCGGCTATACCTCTcccaaactttttttaaattggcatATACAGATTTAGAAACATGTTCgctaaatttttctaaacatGAATTCACATactattaacaaaattaaaaaattaattgaagttaaaattttattaatttttaattaacaaaaaattagatgTGACAATAATTGTGGTTCTCGACTATTTCGCCCAATTTTGACCCTTGTTCACTAAAACAATCCTTAAAGTCCCTAAGCGGTTTTCACCGAAAAACATACTAATTTCGACAGTTTTTTTGCTaaagcaaaacaaaaactCGCAAAGTTAAACCTAAAACACCTCATTGTCATCTATGTCGGTGAATTCAAAAAGCGTTTCCATTGAGAAAGATGTCTGAAGATGtcttacatttgaaaaaaatggtctACTCTCAGTTTTTAATTGTACTGAATACCTTTGTCTTTACGACAGGatataaaagaaaagaaaaataaacacaaaaaacatatttaataaaacaaaacagtttGCTCGTAATGTATGCTGTTatcaaatttaacaaattgtaAGAATATTTGAGAAAATTCTGAATTTGTTGCGGTTTTGTACCTCtcctaaacttttttttaaattggcatGTACAGATTTAGAAACCtgttcacaaaattttcctAAACCTGAACAAAATTGTTACAGATACATGATAAAATAGCCCATGAATTTCAAgagtttattgtttattttaagttcAAGAAAACCTTTCTTAAATTGTTCATtagcttttttaataaagtgtctcaaaattgacgcccgtgttttagaaatttaattcaggAGACTAATacaaatctaaaattaaaagtataaCATTTTCCAACTGATAGAGTTGCTTccgcaaaaatcaaaagaagTGTATGAAAGAGCAAAAATACAagatttgaaacaaaatactTTGGCGGCCGAAAAACATTTCTCGGACAcgtccaaaaaaaatttttttcgttcatATTTTCATGCCGAAAAATACAATCTAATGACACAGTCgaataaaaattctatttcttcgatttaaaattaaattaaacttgttcattaaatgttttagaaaatcgtccatgaaatatttcatttataatCTGTCGTAAAGAAAAAGGTatcaaatataattaaaaactgagATTAGACTTggatattttttcaaacaaatgatATCTTCAGACCGACCAACCGTGAAACTCAATGGTTTCAAAAGATTTGTTCAAAACAGgctaaaaaccaaaaactggATTTGAACTTGGTTATATTCATTCGACTGTTATTTTCccttagaaaaatatttcaccGCAAAGCTCGCAATTTCGAAAATCTAATTTCGTTACCTAATTTCGCCTATTTTGCTCGATATACTATAAActataacatttttcaataataaccTTCTAACTTCTAGAAACTTTGCCTAATCaactcaaaaaaatctaaaaataaagcaTAAAATTAGATACTTTTGTCCATTTCAGTCGATTTGAACTGATTTTCCCAATAAAACTCACTAATGGGGCATTTCACGTGAAGCGAacaactcaaaaaaatgcGACAAGCTGAAATTCGGTTACAATTGTTCTCTTAAAAGGTGTGAATGTAAATTCGTAATGATTTTCTTGTGAgcgacttatttaaaaagttattgacttctaaaaattgaccaaatattaagcataacgtttttgtaaactgttattctaattaaacaatatataacagaatatttaaaatggtgttttatacacaaaattcactgttctttttaactcaaaaatcaaatttgaaatttgaaatttttttcgtattgaAAACCGGAAATGAAGTTTCAAATccgaattttagtaatttggaccatttttttaaatgatttttattttaaaaaatagctgaAAATAAATAGAGTTTACACTATAAGTCGCAAAATGGGATTTCTATTCGTTTAATGTACTCAAAAGCGCGTAATTTCTTGTAAACAGGCCGATCACGTACATTAAGTACTGTATCTCCTAAAGGAATAGAGATCTCATTCTGTGACTTATAGTGTAAAATCTAGATATTATaagctattttttgaaataaaaattaatttaaaaaaatggtttaagttacaaaaattcgaatttgaaacttcacttccggttttctacacgaaaaaaatttcaaaatccaAATCTGATTTCAGAATCAAAAAGAACAGAGAATTTCCTGTATAAGGCGCTATTTTAGATATTTTGGTATGCattagttttttgaataaaagcttCCAAAAACTCTGTCTCACATTTCGTCAAATTTTTAGAAGTCAATATCTTTACAAATAAGtgtcatacaaaatagttatttatttaatgagtttgagtgcaaatcggacgctttatttcacgagtggatttttaaaccacgagtgaaaacgagtggtttaccATCCACGAgacgaaataaatgaaccgatttacacaaaaacgagttgaatacaacattttattcttcgaaatagactcagcaaggcttaaaattgctttaaatttgttaaaaataatttgacgtttcgtactgagaaatgccaaacagttgtcaaaacttccttacataggagaaaaaccgtaaattttgacagtgtcgaagaataataaatattatacaataAGTGAATTAAACCATTGTTTATTTGCgagaagaaaatttaataccaGGAGCGCAAGCGAGTGGATTAATTCTTCGAGCAAATTAATAGGTTTAATTCACGTGtcgaatatatttttttattcaattttgaccaaaatttaccaaaaaatgcaagaaaatgttaaaattaaccgTTCGGTCTATACAAATCATATCACATGCGAATCAAATTTCCATAACAACgagttgtttatttatttgcaaaagtgTGAGAATTGTAACGCGTATGGAAAAAATGGATAGAATCAGCGATTTTAAAGAGAAAAACCAGGTTTTCGTGCCTGAATTGATCATTCAAGAAGCTTCAGAAGCTATAAATAAAGTGGTGCCAGCAAAATCTAAACAATTATACGAAAAAgagtattcaaatttttgtgaatagAGGAAGCGGAAGGATGCAAAGGGAGTAGACGAGAGAATAATTTTGGCTTATATTTCTGAAcgatccaaaaatgcaaaatcttCGTCATTGTGAGCGTATTATTCCCAACTGAAGAAAATGTTATCTGTTAAAGAAAATATCGATATAAGCAGGTTTGTGAGGattatattgtttataataagttttgaactaataaataattgatgtAGATTTCATCAGGTATCTGCTTTCTTAAAACAACACTCTGTAGGGCACAGCCCAAAGAAATCTAAAGTTTTCAGCTTCGAAGAAATGGAAAAGTTTTTAGACACTGCTTCAGATGATGAATATTTGCTGCAAAAAGTGGTTCTAATTGTGGGAGTTTTTGGAGGCTGTAGAATTGGAGAAttgtaacatttattttaaataaaagtatttgttggtattcattaaagttatttaaatcaatagtggaataatttttaaatcactaatGAATTAAAACCGTTTTAATTCACTAGTGAATAAATCACTACTTATGCGTGTTACTATGGAATCAATAATGTCatgaatgaataaaaattattatgtattttcaATCATGTGTTATTTATCGAAAGTTAGGTTTTAAAAAACGCCACTTTAGtatcctttttttaattttatttgtttttttttaggtaTTTACTGCCGGCTTTACTGCTACGCTCAAAAGCACGTGAAGAACATCAGAGCCATCACGCGCCCCATCGACCTCCCCGAGAACAGCAACACGAAGAAAAGCATGAAGCAGAAGAACAAAGCGCTCCACATCCACCTGCACAACCACCACAGCTCCCCGTACCACGTGAGCGACCACAAGGCCGCCGTCACCGTGGGCATAATAATGGGCGTGTTCCTCATCTGCTGGGTGCCGTTCTTCTGCATAAACATCGTGGCGGCGTTCTGCAAGACGTGCATCCCGGACATCACCTTCAAGATCCTCACCTGGCTCGGCTACTCCAACTCCGCGTTCAATCCTATCATCTACTCGATCTTCAACACCGAGTTTCGGGAGGCTTTCAAACGAATCCTAACCGCCCATTACCCGGCCTGGTGCAAATGCGGCTACCAGTCCGTCTCGCTGAACACTAACGACAAGTTCGTCACGGATTACGGCACGAAAACGGTGATCGTGAACGCGAGAAGGAACGGCTCCTTCGGCGAGTTCTCCAGCGAGCACCTCAGCACCGAGTCCGTGCACCAGACGCGGGTCAACTCCACCGAGCGCGACCTCTTCGGCGAGGGCGTCAGCGCCATTTGACAGGACTGCGACCATCTGCAGGACACGATGGTTTAACACGGCGCAGGATGGTCTTCTCAAAATGGCTGTGGATTACTAATTTCATACGTAAATTTACTGTACTGTCTCTCGCGGTGTCGTCTTCATGGCTTAAGGCGGACGATGGCTACTTCTAGTCTTAAATGTGATCGAGTCATATCAGTTTCAGTCGTCGTCAAGTAGCAATACTTCAATGAGGTTGTGATATGTTCTAGTCTCCAAACAGTTGTGGCACTATTTGATCGAGCTCGGCCAAAGaacaaatatttacattaaatCAACGCTCCGGAAAACTTTTATTGATCTAGCTCTTTTCCACTTTTCATTGCCAATAAAACAATAAGTGATTCCTTGCTTCCGTTGTCAAATGATTCGAAATACGGTTGAAAAACTCTGTTGTTATTTACTGAGCAAAATGAGTTTCTCCACGCACACGTATGAACACAAAAGCAACCACACGATTTATATCgatattttcctaaatttcCTAGAGACGCTTCCGTGCAGTTTCTCCCTCCTCGTATgttaacaagaaaaaaatcattataatCGACTGCTATTCggctaatttaattttctttgttaTAATTCAACGAATATAAGAAATCACAAGTCTACTGCTTGcagtaaaatgaaaaaaatttagaaaaaactgtGTTTGAATTTGCATTCGGAAAAacaaaatcgcaaaattaGGTTTggagttattaaattttgtctccAAAACCAAACTCGAAGTTTACTATTTTCGCCAATTTCGTTCGATTCAAGGCGTTTTTCTCAAATACactgatttgaaaaaaattgtcacaaGAGGAAAACCGCCTGAATCAGAATCGAccgcaaaatttttcaacttaaGATAATATTATTAGCTCATTTTAAAGgccaattatttttggaacGATTCTCAATCCAACTTTGatgataattaaatttgttgggACTTTTTTGGATAAGTGTTTGTATGGTTTTTGTGGGTACAGTTCCCactattttagaaaattttaacttgCCGATGTATTCGTATATTAGACAAATCTCAACTTCCTGTTTTAAAtacgtaattaaaataaaactgattaCTTCAATCGAAGTGAAACAGAAACTCGATAGAATATTCGAAAacaatcttaattttttgtgaaattatacacgttattattaatttgcaATCTAATGTGATAATCCCaagaatttagaaaattatcacttaaataataatgaaaataataaatttgaggATTTTTCGACTGTCGACCACGGAGCAAAAGTATTCTAACAAATGTTTGACCGTGAACGGTATTCTTAAtttatagtaaaaaaacaacacgTCCGCAGATTTAACTTTCGTATAAAAAAGCCGCCGAAATTCGAATTCATCAGTTAACCAAAGGGGTATATGATGCCACCGTTCAttgctttaattctttaacagttaaaaaattaattgttgaatGGTACAGTACTACAAATATATAATCGTTTTcaagacatttttttgaaatcttgAAATCTTGAAATTTGCGTTAtgctcaattttttcatataggaATTTAccataaaaactatttttttaaagacttcAATCCGAGAATTACAACTAcctcaattaaattaaatttttgacaaaaaaagtgtggccatttgagaaaataaatttttacaacttaGAATCAAAGCAAAATTGTATTATCAAAACATGAGCACATATTCTTTACAGCATTTTATCTTTCACCAGAAACTGTAATTTTCTAAAGACAAGtataatttaagcaaaaaacttgattccatattttttgttcaacCTGTACACGGTCCGGCAACCATATCGCGatccaaaagaaaaaattacacattctcaattttaattttttttgtaataaataaaaatcgtaGCAATTTTGTGAGTTTTCGGACactaactgttaatttaacaataaagTTTTAACACTAAAGTCCGTTTGATAGCTCTATTAACATTTAagtcgttgttaaaagttaacaaagtGAACAGACCAATCAAACtacttcaatttggtcacatCAGTTAATcatgcatttaattgcgaactaaattaatgacgGGTcttagagccggtttacagaacattttaattgcaatcaaattttaattcgggATTAACTtaacatttgtcaatgcatttaaatgacaacttaattcgaattagtttaattctaaactaaatcttaatttcgctttctgtaaaccagCCCTTAGGAGTTGACAAGGGTTTAGAGCccttagggccggtttacaaaagcgtcattaatttaatccgcaattaaatgcatgTCCAAATGGAACCAACTTGATTGGttcattcgcgttgttaacttttaacaacgaattaaaatttaatggcgctttttataaaccggtcctaagagccggtttacagaacattttaattaaaattaaattttaatcgtgCTTAACTTAGCATTTGTCAGTGcaatttaaatggcaacttaattcgaattagttacataaataattaaattattaataaatttaattaaatattattttattttataaataatattattataatattattattatataatattattatatatatattatatattatatattaatattattatataatattattattttataaataatattatttaattaaatattaataaatttaattaaattattatttaataattataaattattaaataatttatcggtctattttatttaaacgcaAACTAGACGCGTGACTTATTAGAAGATGGTATAATTTGCCTATAAAGGGATCATTTCGCAGTATCCATCCTTTTTGAATTCAAAATCGAATTGGTATCTTTTTCGCatatttcgtaaacaattatttgaagTGAATACGCGTAGTTtagaataaaatttagaatttgactttttagtccaaaattacttttttatttcttgtctTTGTTTTGCtgtaagtgaaaaattaccaaaaatttagagGAGATACCTTTCTAATGAACAGTTAGGTgtgtaaaatgtaaagaatttttatttaattacatgCACTaggatacaaaaaatattccaaaacGAGCAGAGATCGATTTTGATTAGTTTTACCTTTTGCTTTGCTATTAATTTtacctaattatttattaaaaatgtttatttcaaTGTATTTCGTGACTcgtaagttttatttcataaacatTTGACTACGTATTCTTCAAGTGGGCAAC
Coding sequences:
- the Dop1R1 gene encoding dopamine receptor 1 isoform X2: MEPFLEEENRTRAQLMDSSDYVVTVNETDLENEIPENQDPVTMMSILVVGTFLTLLIFLSVAGNILVCVAIYTDRGLRRIGNLFLASLAIADLFVASLVMTFAGVNDILGYWIFGAQFCDTYGRWVTRRVALGTIATIWLLAALISFVPISLGLHRPPQPLVYNAGGQNYPTCALDLTPTYAVVSSCISFYVPCIVMIGIYCRLYCYAQKHVKNIRAITRPIDLPENSNTKKSMKQKNKALHIHLHNHHSSPYHVSDHKAAVTVGIIMGVFLICWVPFFCINIVAAFCKTCIPDITFKILTWLGYSNSAFNPIIYSIFNTEFREAFKRILTAHYPAWCKCGYQSVSLNTNDKFVTDYGTKTVIVNARRNGSFGEFSSEHLSTESVHQTRVNSTERDLFGEGVSAI
- the Dop1R1 gene encoding dopamine receptor 1 isoform X3; translation: MMSILVVGTFLTLLIFLSVAGNILVCVAIYTDRGLRRIGNLFLASLAIADLFVASLVMTFAGVNDILGYWIFGAQFCDTWVAFDVMCSTASILNLCAISLDRYIHIKDPLRYGRWVTRRVALGTIATIWLLAALISFVPISLGLHRPPQPLVYNAGGQNYPTCALDLTPTYAVVSSCISFYVPCIVMIGIYCRLYCYAQKHVKNIRAITRPIDLPENSNTKKSMKQKNKALHIHLHNHHSSPYHVSDHKAAVTVGIIMGVFLICWVPFFCINIVAAFCKTCIPDITFKILTWLGYSNSAFNPIIYSIFNTEFREAFKRILTAHYPAWCKCGYQSVSLNTNDKFVTDYGTKTVIVNARRNGSFGEFSSEHLSTESVHQTRVNSTERDLFGEGVSAI